Proteins encoded in a region of the Altererythrobacter ishigakiensis genome:
- a CDS encoding anthranilate synthase component II, with amino-acid sequence MILVIDNYDSFTFNLVHYLMELGAEVRVERNDALSAADAIKTNAAGFLISPGPCTPNEAGISLDLVAACADAGKPLLGVCLGHQSIGQHFGGRVERGGLMHGKTSPVTHDGSGLFAGLPSPFTATRYHSLVVQDQPEELVVNATSDDGYTMGFRHKDLPIHGVQFHPESIATEHGHALLANFLALCGMETKETA; translated from the coding sequence ATGATCCTTGTTATCGACAATTACGACAGCTTCACCTTCAACTTAGTCCATTATCTGATGGAACTGGGTGCAGAGGTCCGTGTCGAGCGCAATGACGCGCTGAGCGCAGCTGACGCGATCAAAACGAACGCAGCCGGGTTCCTGATCTCGCCCGGCCCCTGCACTCCCAATGAAGCCGGTATCAGCCTGGATCTGGTCGCCGCGTGTGCAGATGCTGGCAAGCCACTCTTGGGGGTATGCCTTGGTCACCAGTCGATCGGCCAGCACTTTGGCGGACGAGTTGAGCGAGGCGGCTTGATGCACGGCAAGACTTCGCCAGTCACGCATGATGGATCGGGCCTATTCGCGGGCCTGCCCTCCCCATTCACCGCCACGCGCTATCACAGCCTGGTGGTGCAAGATCAGCCGGAGGAACTGGTGGTCAACGCGACGTCGGACGATGGCTACACAATGGGCTTCCGCCACAAGGACTTGCCCATCCACGGGGTGCAATTCCACCCGGAAAGCATCGCGACTGAACATGGACATGCCCTTCTCGCCAACTTCCTTGCACTTTGCGGAATGGAAACAAAGGAAACCGCATGA
- the pip gene encoding prolyl aminopeptidase, translating into MNYERTLYPEIEPYETGMFDVGEGHSLYYERVGTPGTKPAVFLHGGPGGGISEKNRRQWDPELYDVLLFDQRGCGKSLPFAEIENNDTWRIVSDIEKLREMCGHDSWQVFGGSWGATLSLAYAQTHPERCDELVLRGVFLARQKEKNWLYSYGASEIMAEQWDQFTGLIPEDERGDLVKAYYNRLTSDDEATRLAAAREWSLWEGSVATLLPDPDLLAAFADPDKAVPFARICAKFFLEDFFFEDAQLLKNAHKLKGIPGIIVQGRHDICCPPTSAWELKKAWPEVDLRIVHDGGHSAYEPGIVDGLVRATDELAGKTST; encoded by the coding sequence ATGAACTACGAGCGTACGCTCTACCCAGAGATCGAACCTTACGAGACCGGCATGTTCGATGTCGGCGAAGGGCACTCACTCTATTACGAGCGCGTCGGTACTCCGGGCACTAAACCCGCTGTTTTTCTGCATGGTGGCCCGGGCGGCGGAATCAGCGAAAAGAACCGGCGTCAGTGGGACCCTGAACTTTACGATGTTTTGCTCTTTGATCAGCGCGGATGCGGCAAATCACTGCCCTTTGCAGAGATTGAGAACAACGACACGTGGCGCATTGTTTCCGACATCGAGAAACTGCGTGAAATGTGCGGGCACGATAGCTGGCAGGTGTTTGGCGGCAGCTGGGGCGCGACGCTTTCGCTTGCTTACGCGCAGACGCACCCTGAACGTTGCGACGAGCTCGTGCTTCGGGGTGTATTCCTGGCGCGGCAGAAGGAAAAGAACTGGCTCTACAGCTACGGCGCGAGCGAGATCATGGCCGAGCAATGGGATCAGTTCACTGGCCTCATCCCTGAAGATGAGCGCGGAGATCTGGTTAAAGCCTATTACAATCGGCTGACCAGCGATGACGAAGCAACCCGGCTTGCCGCTGCACGCGAATGGTCACTGTGGGAAGGCAGTGTTGCAACGCTGTTGCCCGACCCAGACTTGCTAGCTGCTTTTGCAGATCCAGACAAAGCGGTCCCCTTTGCGCGGATTTGCGCAAAGTTCTTTCTGGAAGATTTCTTCTTCGAAGACGCACAACTGCTGAAGAATGCGCACAAGCTCAAGGGTATTCCCGGCATCATCGTTCAGGGGCGCCATGACATCTGCTGCCCGCCGACATCGGCGTGGGAACTGAAGAAGGCCTGGCCTGAAGTCGACCTTCGTATTGTTCACGATGGGGGGCACAGCGCATACGAACCGGGCATCGTTGATGGGCTTGTACGTGCGACAGACGAGCTGGCGGGGAAAACCTCCACATAG
- a CDS encoding phosphodiester glycosidase family protein — protein MIFLVVSAIALSGCELQGGEPVTRTEIGSGSETRVALRREASACEVAIFEDVPLTHCIADPAKHKISTVLADPAGTAYRSLKTYGEALGDDAAVVAFAMNGGMYEGDGSPIGYYVEEGQRLEELDRGDGTGNFYLKPNGVFFGTDGFWEIRTSTDFLFNVSDRPQFGIQSGPMLVIDGQLHPEIQDDGPSKIVRNGVGIDDDGKAHFVISESALSFGQLARYFRDELQTPNALYLDGGVSGLWDPVTERMDDINNIGPLIVVTKKVSE, from the coding sequence ATGATCTTCCTCGTCGTCTCAGCCATCGCGCTTAGTGGATGCGAACTACAAGGTGGTGAGCCTGTCACACGCACAGAAATTGGCTCAGGTTCTGAGACCCGAGTTGCGCTGCGTCGAGAGGCTTCGGCATGCGAAGTAGCGATTTTCGAAGACGTTCCACTGACCCACTGCATAGCCGATCCTGCCAAGCACAAGATCTCGACCGTGCTCGCCGATCCGGCAGGCACTGCTTACCGCTCGCTGAAAACCTACGGCGAAGCCTTGGGCGATGACGCAGCGGTGGTTGCCTTTGCCATGAACGGCGGAATGTACGAAGGCGATGGATCGCCGATTGGCTATTACGTCGAGGAGGGGCAGCGGCTTGAGGAACTTGACCGCGGGGATGGCACCGGCAACTTCTATTTGAAGCCCAACGGTGTGTTCTTCGGCACCGACGGTTTTTGGGAAATCCGGACCAGCACTGATTTTCTCTTCAACGTGAGTGATCGCCCGCAGTTCGGTATTCAGTCCGGGCCGATGCTGGTTATTGACGGACAATTGCATCCCGAGATTCAGGATGATGGACCGTCCAAGATCGTCCGCAACGGAGTTGGGATTGACGACGACGGCAAGGCGCATTTCGTTATCTCTGAGTCAGCGCTTAGCTTCGGACAATTGGCGCGTTATTTCCGTGACGAGTTGCAAACCCCCAATGCGCTTTATCTCGACGGTGGAGTTTCAGGCCTATGGGACCCGGTGACCGAGCGCATGGATGACATCAACAATATCGGCCCCCTAATCGTGGTGACAAAGAAGGTAAGCGAATGA
- the trpE gene encoding anthranilate synthase component I encodes MWRKVIADTETPVGAAAKLIEPERGDFLLESVEGGEVRGRYSLLGLDPDLVFKARGEEAEINAKWQQDRGAFETCEQGSIDALRALAQSCRIDVPKDLPPALACLVGYFGFETVGLVEDLPRAPDSELELPDMLFVRPTIILVFDGLTDTLFAITPIWQAENANAAIERAGERIDDVLRKLSRSKAPHLSASATPDMNLTPVLAADEYKEIVLRAKDYITAGDIFQVVLAQRFTCPFPLPPMELYRALRRVNPSPFLYFLDLPGFSVVGSSPEILVRVRDGEVTIRPIAGTRPRGANTAEDNANEASLLDDPKERAEHLMLLDLGRNDVGRVASKGSVQVTDSFTIERYSHVMHIVSNVVGKLDLAHDAIDAMFAGFPAGTVSGAPKIRACEIIAELEPEARGAYAGGVGYFAPDGSVDSCIVLRTAVVKDGTMHVQAGAGIVADSDPDYELAECKAKAGALIAAAREAARVASEPEFGQ; translated from the coding sequence GTGTGGCGCAAGGTCATTGCCGATACCGAAACACCGGTTGGCGCTGCAGCCAAGCTGATAGAGCCCGAACGAGGCGATTTTCTGCTTGAATCGGTCGAAGGTGGCGAAGTTCGCGGACGCTACAGCCTCTTGGGTCTTGACCCTGATCTGGTGTTCAAGGCACGTGGAGAAGAGGCTGAAATAAACGCGAAATGGCAGCAAGATCGTGGAGCATTCGAGACCTGCGAGCAAGGCAGCATTGATGCGTTGCGGGCACTCGCACAATCATGCCGGATCGATGTTCCTAAAGATCTCCCGCCCGCGCTTGCTTGCTTGGTCGGGTATTTCGGGTTCGAGACTGTTGGATTGGTCGAAGATCTGCCGCGTGCGCCCGACAGCGAGCTTGAACTGCCGGACATGCTGTTCGTCCGGCCTACAATCATACTGGTGTTTGACGGGCTAACTGACACGCTGTTTGCAATTACGCCAATTTGGCAGGCAGAAAACGCGAATGCGGCTATCGAACGCGCAGGAGAGCGGATCGACGATGTACTGAGGAAATTGTCCCGTTCTAAGGCGCCGCATCTTAGCGCGTCCGCAACTCCAGACATGAATCTCACCCCCGTGCTCGCCGCTGACGAATACAAAGAAATCGTCTTGCGCGCGAAGGATTACATTACTGCCGGCGATATTTTTCAGGTTGTTCTGGCCCAGCGTTTTACATGCCCCTTCCCGCTCCCGCCGATGGAGCTTTATCGCGCGCTGCGTCGCGTGAACCCATCTCCTTTCCTCTATTTTCTGGATCTGCCGGGTTTTTCCGTTGTCGGTTCAAGCCCGGAAATTCTGGTCAGGGTGCGAGACGGGGAAGTTACAATTCGCCCGATTGCCGGAACACGGCCGCGCGGTGCGAACACGGCTGAAGACAATGCCAACGAGGCAAGCCTACTTGATGATCCCAAGGAACGGGCAGAACATCTCATGCTCCTTGATTTGGGCCGCAACGATGTTGGGCGCGTGGCCTCTAAAGGATCGGTCCAGGTCACCGACAGCTTTACCATCGAACGCTACAGTCATGTCATGCATATTGTTTCCAACGTTGTCGGGAAGCTCGACCTCGCCCACGATGCGATCGATGCAATGTTCGCAGGTTTTCCCGCCGGCACAGTCAGCGGCGCGCCAAAGATCCGTGCATGTGAAATTATTGCAGAGCTAGAGCCAGAGGCCAGAGGCGCCTATGCTGGCGGAGTTGGCTATTTCGCACCCGATGGATCCGTGGACAGCTGCATTGTACTTCGCACCGCCGTTGTGAAGGACGGTACGATGCACGTTCAGGCGGGCGCTGGCATCGTGGCGGACAGCGATCCCGATTATGAATTGGCCGAATGCAAGGCGAAGGCAGGTGCACTTATTGCCGCGGCACGCGAAGCGGCACGTGTCGCGAGTGAACCGGAGTTTGGACAATGA
- a CDS encoding peptidylprolyl isomerase: MITLFRKFFGSKLGLGITLGFLVLIAFAFASSDVANQATFGGVSGGDRVAIVGDEKIGNADFSRAVSNAIDQVRQEDPTITLPIFAAQGGFEEVLEQMIDRTAVGAYAREYGLRAGENLINSEILQFPAFNGPDGNFSQDAFQAALRQRGLNEATLRRDLGDSLLARQLVVPGLSGVRMPQKFAIRYASLLRERRTGAVGFVPSASFAPEGDPTEEQLSAYYEENRSDYIRPERRVLRYATFGVDNLDTDVTPTQEEIAARYERDRAQYAASEERTFTQLIVPTQDAANSIRERVGNGASLAAVAREAGFSTTQIGPIRQEAYGNQTSGAVAAAVFDALRGRIAEPARSSLGWHVVRVDNINTIAERPLASVSAEISQQLLQEKRAIALADLSARVEEQVDSGVALSQVAQDLEVEIASTAPITAEGQIYGVPGAQLPPQLVGAVSTAFQMQEGEPQLAEIVRGTTFMIFEVSEITASAAAPLDEIRDQVVLNWRLSEGAALAREAADRVITRVKGDAALAAAFRDEETALPPVDNLSLNREDLLAQGQQIPPALALMFSMAEGTTKRLEAPNSLGWFVVDLQDIDTPEVSGNDPIIEGAREQLRGAMSDELANQMTRAIRDELGVETNPAALDAVRRQMTGETQ, translated from the coding sequence CCTTCGCTTTCGCCAGCAGCGATGTGGCAAATCAAGCCACGTTTGGCGGCGTGTCAGGCGGAGACCGTGTGGCAATTGTTGGAGACGAGAAGATCGGAAACGCCGATTTCAGTCGCGCAGTCAGCAACGCAATCGATCAGGTTCGCCAGGAAGACCCGACCATCACCTTGCCAATCTTCGCAGCTCAAGGGGGTTTTGAAGAAGTTCTCGAGCAGATGATCGATCGCACCGCAGTCGGTGCTTATGCTCGTGAATACGGACTTCGCGCTGGAGAAAACCTAATCAACAGTGAAATTCTGCAGTTTCCGGCTTTCAATGGCCCAGACGGCAATTTTAGCCAGGACGCATTCCAAGCGGCCTTGCGCCAGCGTGGTCTTAATGAAGCGACGCTGCGGCGCGATTTGGGTGACAGCCTGCTTGCACGGCAGCTGGTCGTGCCGGGGTTAAGCGGCGTGAGGATGCCGCAGAAATTTGCCATCCGCTATGCCTCTTTGCTTCGGGAGCGTCGCACCGGCGCGGTTGGATTTGTCCCCAGCGCATCCTTTGCACCTGAGGGCGACCCAACGGAAGAACAGTTGTCAGCCTACTACGAGGAAAATCGCAGCGATTACATCCGGCCAGAGCGTCGAGTGCTGCGCTACGCAACCTTTGGGGTCGACAATCTGGACACTGATGTCACGCCTACGCAAGAAGAGATTGCCGCCCGCTATGAGCGTGATCGTGCGCAATATGCGGCAAGCGAAGAACGCACATTCACGCAGTTGATCGTGCCCACGCAGGACGCTGCCAATAGCATTCGCGAACGCGTCGGCAACGGAGCGTCTCTCGCGGCGGTCGCGCGTGAAGCCGGCTTCAGCACCACACAGATTGGCCCGATAAGGCAAGAGGCGTATGGCAACCAGACGTCCGGTGCTGTCGCCGCTGCAGTCTTCGATGCCCTGCGCGGGCGAATTGCCGAGCCAGCACGCAGTTCACTTGGTTGGCATGTTGTACGTGTCGACAACATCAACACCATAGCAGAGCGGCCACTTGCCAGTGTTTCCGCTGAAATCAGTCAACAATTATTGCAAGAGAAACGAGCAATTGCTCTTGCCGATCTTAGTGCGCGCGTTGAAGAACAGGTTGATAGCGGCGTTGCGCTTTCACAGGTGGCGCAGGATCTCGAAGTCGAAATTGCTTCGACTGCGCCGATCACTGCAGAAGGCCAGATCTACGGCGTCCCTGGCGCACAATTGCCGCCTCAATTGGTTGGTGCAGTCAGCACTGCTTTCCAGATGCAAGAGGGTGAGCCGCAATTGGCGGAAATCGTTCGCGGCACGACCTTCATGATCTTCGAAGTGTCCGAAATCACCGCTTCTGCCGCGGCCCCGCTTGACGAGATCCGCGATCAGGTTGTGCTGAACTGGCGTCTGTCCGAAGGTGCTGCGCTTGCACGCGAGGCGGCGGATCGGGTGATTACGCGAGTCAAAGGCGATGCTGCGCTCGCTGCTGCTTTCCGAGACGAAGAGACCGCCCTGCCCCCGGTCGACAACCTTAGCCTCAATCGCGAAGACTTGCTGGCACAGGGCCAGCAAATCCCGCCGGCGCTGGCGTTGATGTTCAGCATGGCTGAAGGCACTACGAAGCGGCTGGAAGCACCAAATAGCCTCGGTTGGTTCGTTGTCGACCTGCAGGACATCGATACTCCGGAAGTTTCCGGGAATGACCCCATCATCGAAGGGGCCCGCGAACAGCTTCGCGGCGCAATGAGCGACGAACTCGCCAATCAGATGACCCGTGCAATTCGTGATGAACTGGGGGTTGAAACGAACCCTGCTGCACTTGATGCTGTGCGCCGCCAGATGACTGGCGAGACCCAGTAA